A window of Lacibacter sediminis contains these coding sequences:
- a CDS encoding ATP-dependent Clp protease ATP-binding subunit yields MDHNFSTQVKEIISFSREEALRLGNDFIGTEHLVLGMIREGENTAIKVLKNLHVDLYELRKEIELAVKDKTGKNIANINSLPLTKQAEKVIRVTVLEAKALKSPQVETEHLMLSILKNKENIATQILNQFEIDYDIFRNELGMVKSNEPRAEYDDPGEEDFDDEKSKYSQSRSKQQAGAKSKTPVLDNFGRDITRLAENGSLDPIVGRENEIERVSQILSRRKKNNPILIGEPGVGKTAIVEGLALRIVQRKVSRVLYDKRVVSLDLAALVAGTKYRGQFEERMKAIMNELEKNRDVILFIDEIHTIVGAGGASGSLDASNIFKPALSRGELQCIGASTLDEYRMYIEKDGALDRRFQKVIIDPPSIDETIQILHNIKSKYEEFHNVAYNDEAINACVKLSDRYMTDRLLPDKAIDVLDEVGARVHLKNINVPQEILDLEKKIEDIKQEKNKVVKSQRFEEAASLRDTEKRLGEELEKAKAKWEEESKHKRYPIDEEAIAEVVSMMTGIPVKRMVQAETDKLRRMADDLQGAVIGQDEAISKVVKAIQRNRVGLKDPKKPIGTFIFLGPTGVGKTELARALARYMFDSDDALIRIDMSEYMEKFTVSRLIGAPPGYVGYEEGGQLTERVRRKPYSVVLLDEIEKAHPDIYNILLQVLDDGQLTDGLGRKVDFKNTLIIMTSNIGVRQLKDFGEGVGFATATRMQNAEENNKAVIEKALKKTFSPEFLNRIDDVMIFNSLTRDHIFRIIDILMKGVSARLKNLGFALELTAEAKEFISDKGYDAQFGARPLHRAIQKYLEDPLAEEILNMNIKDGDVLIADLDKENQKIKFSFKEKSKKSAKSSEA; encoded by the coding sequence ATGGATCATAATTTTTCAACACAAGTAAAAGAAATCATTTCGTTCAGCAGGGAAGAAGCGTTGAGGCTTGGAAATGATTTTATCGGAACTGAACATCTCGTATTAGGGATGATCAGGGAAGGAGAAAACACTGCCATTAAAGTATTAAAAAATCTGCATGTTGATCTTTACGAGCTGCGAAAGGAAATTGAATTGGCAGTAAAAGACAAAACCGGAAAGAATATTGCCAATATCAACAGCTTGCCGTTAACGAAACAGGCAGAAAAGGTAATACGTGTAACTGTGCTTGAAGCAAAAGCACTCAAAAGTCCGCAGGTGGAAACAGAGCACCTGATGTTATCAATATTAAAAAACAAAGAGAATATCGCCACTCAGATTTTAAACCAGTTTGAAATTGATTACGATATTTTCAGAAATGAATTAGGTATGGTAAAATCAAACGAACCCCGTGCCGAGTATGATGATCCCGGCGAAGAAGACTTTGATGATGAAAAATCGAAGTACTCACAATCACGTTCCAAACAACAGGCTGGTGCAAAAAGTAAAACACCCGTGCTTGATAATTTCGGAAGAGATATTACACGATTAGCTGAGAATGGATCATTAGATCCGATTGTTGGCCGTGAAAATGAAATTGAACGTGTATCACAGATCCTTTCACGGAGGAAAAAGAACAATCCAATCTTAATTGGTGAACCAGGTGTTGGTAAAACAGCCATTGTTGAAGGTCTTGCACTTCGTATTGTTCAACGAAAGGTTTCACGTGTGTTGTATGATAAACGTGTTGTTTCGCTTGATCTTGCGGCATTGGTTGCGGGTACAAAATATCGTGGACAGTTCGAAGAACGTATGAAGGCGATCATGAATGAATTAGAGAAGAACAGAGATGTGATTCTTTTCATTGATGAGATTCATACAATTGTTGGTGCTGGTGGTGCAAGTGGCTCACTGGATGCGTCTAACATCTTTAAACCTGCATTATCAAGAGGTGAATTACAATGTATTGGTGCATCTACATTAGATGAATACAGAATGTACATCGAAAAAGATGGTGCGTTAGATCGTCGATTCCAAAAAGTAATTATTGATCCGCCAAGTATTGACGAAACAATTCAGATCCTTCATAACATCAAGTCGAAATATGAAGAGTTTCATAATGTAGCTTATAACGACGAAGCCATTAACGCTTGTGTGAAGCTGAGTGATCGTTATATGACCGATCGTTTATTACCAGACAAAGCAATTGATGTATTAGATGAAGTTGGTGCAAGAGTGCATTTGAAAAACATCAATGTGCCGCAGGAAATTCTTGACCTGGAGAAGAAGATCGAAGACATCAAACAAGAGAAGAATAAAGTAGTGAAGAGCCAGCGTTTTGAAGAAGCTGCATCTCTTCGTGATACTGAAAAGCGTTTGGGTGAAGAATTAGAGAAAGCAAAAGCGAAGTGGGAAGAAGAAAGTAAGCATAAGCGTTACCCAATTGATGAAGAAGCAATTGCTGAAGTCGTGAGTATGATGACAGGTATTCCCGTGAAGCGTATGGTACAGGCTGAGACTGATAAGCTCCGTCGTATGGCAGATGATCTGCAAGGTGCAGTAATTGGCCAGGATGAGGCAATCAGCAAAGTAGTGAAAGCGATCCAGCGTAACAGGGTAGGCTTGAAAGATCCAAAGAAACCAATCGGTACATTTATCTTCCTAGGTCCCACTGGTGTTGGCAAAACTGAGTTAGCCCGTGCTTTAGCCCGTTATATGTTTGACAGTGACGATGCACTTATTCGTATTGATATGAGTGAGTACATGGAAAAATTCACTGTTAGCCGTTTAATTGGTGCACCTCCCGGATATGTTGGTTATGAAGAAGGCGGTCAGTTGACAGAACGTGTACGCCGTAAACCTTATTCAGTTGTGCTATTGGATGAAATTGAAAAAGCACACCCGGATATTTATAATATTCTTTTGCAGGTGTTGGATGATGGTCAATTAACTGATGGATTAGGTCGAAAAGTTGATTTCAAGAATACACTCATCATCATGACTTCGAATATTGGTGTACGCCAGTTGAAAGATTTTGGTGAAGGTGTAGGCTTTGCTACTGCAACACGTATGCAGAATGCGGAAGAGAATAATAAAGCAGTAATTGAAAAAGCACTGAAGAAAACCTTCTCTCCTGAATTCCTGAACAGGATCGATGATGTGATGATCTTTAATTCGCTTACAAGAGATCATATCTTCCGCATCATAGATATCCTGATGAAAGGTGTAAGTGCAAGATTGAAAAATCTCGGATTTGCGCTCGAACTTACAGCAGAAGCAAAAGAATTCATCTCTGATAAAGGATATGATGCGCAGTTTGGCGCAAGGCCATTACATCGTGCCATTCAGAAATATCTTGAGGATCCATTGGCCGAGGAGATATTGAATATGAATATTAAGGATGGTGATGTGTTGATCGCTGATCTGGATAAGGAGAATCAAAAAATAAAATTCTCTTTTAAGGAGAAATCAAAAAAATCAGCAAAATCATCAGAGGCTTAA
- the cmk gene encoding (d)CMP kinase, which produces MEKSKKITIAIDGWSSCGKSTLAKQLSKELGYIYIDSGAMYRAITLYFLRNHIDWTNEPEVDEALSNITLEFRSNNKTGDSEIYLNEENVEYVIRDLVVAEKVSEVAAIKAVRSFAVAQQQKMGAEKGIIMDGRDIGTTVFPNAELKIFMTADNAIRVERRFKELYEKNPNITIEEVKANLEMRDYIDSHREVSPLQKASDAVVIDNSDLTQTQQLQIALKYVRMKQ; this is translated from the coding sequence GTGGAAAAAAGCAAAAAAATTACGATAGCCATTGATGGATGGTCGAGTTGTGGTAAAAGCACATTGGCAAAGCAATTGTCGAAAGAGTTGGGTTATATATATATTGATAGTGGGGCAATGTATCGTGCAATTACACTTTATTTCCTGCGCAATCATATCGACTGGACAAATGAGCCGGAAGTAGATGAGGCGTTGTCCAATATTACCCTCGAGTTCAGGTCAAACAATAAAACAGGTGATTCAGAGATTTACCTCAATGAGGAAAATGTAGAGTATGTGATCCGTGATCTGGTTGTAGCTGAAAAGGTGAGTGAAGTTGCAGCAATAAAAGCCGTTCGTTCATTTGCTGTGGCCCAACAGCAGAAAATGGGGGCAGAAAAAGGTATCATCATGGATGGCAGGGATATCGGTACCACTGTTTTCCCGAACGCTGAACTCAAGATTTTTATGACAGCTGATAATGCCATCAGGGTTGAGCGACGTTTTAAAGAGCTTTACGAGAAGAACCCCAACATCACAATTGAAGAAGTAAAGGCGAATCTGGAGATGAGAGATTACATCGATTCTCACCGGGAAGTCAGCCCGCTGCAAAAAGCTTCAGATGCTGTGGTAATTGATAATTCGGATCTGACACAAACTCAGCAGCTGCAAATAGCGCTTAAGTATGTAAGGATGAAGCAGTAA
- a CDS encoding T9SS type A sorting domain-containing protein → MKKFLLSSALIMLVMGAFAQTTTCPTDAKRNNGNGNSRCDPYGGVGGTLIVSFPSAPNANLQLYQIINSQTGTTSTIIEASKIGALKPNGVYEIEWCFETDNAGALTQGGIQYQFYIDVAPFGEWNGEQLTLCTQSTLPVTLANFNAVQRSSKVSLTWETLFELNNDGFEIERRIGSGAYQKIAFVDSKAPGGNGDAFTYSFEDATSLPKGVTYYRLRQVDFDGRATYSEIKAVRTGNGAIVLSVYPNPSRGTTNVALPSGVGTYDVSLDDFTGKSVQRFSGLTTSNLQLNNLKPGMYMLRVSIRATGETITERIAVQ, encoded by the coding sequence ATGAAAAAGTTTTTACTCTCTTCGGCTTTAATTATGTTAGTTATGGGTGCATTTGCCCAAACAACAACATGCCCCACTGATGCTAAACGAAATAACGGTAATGGCAATTCAAGATGCGATCCGTATGGTGGAGTAGGGGGAACTCTTATAGTTTCATTCCCTAGTGCGCCAAATGCCAATTTGCAGCTCTACCAAATCATTAACAGCCAAACCGGGACAACGTCTACAATAATTGAAGCATCAAAAATTGGCGCATTGAAACCAAATGGTGTTTACGAAATTGAATGGTGTTTTGAAACTGATAATGCAGGCGCATTAACTCAAGGCGGTATTCAATATCAATTTTATATTGATGTGGCTCCATTCGGAGAATGGAATGGTGAACAACTTACACTTTGCACTCAGTCAACTCTTCCTGTAACTCTTGCAAACTTCAATGCAGTTCAACGCAGCAGCAAAGTATCGCTTACATGGGAAACTTTATTTGAATTGAATAACGATGGTTTTGAAATTGAGCGTCGCATCGGTAGTGGTGCTTATCAAAAAATTGCTTTCGTTGATTCAAAAGCTCCGGGTGGCAATGGTGATGCATTCACTTACAGCTTTGAAGATGCAACAAGTCTCCCTAAAGGTGTAACATACTATCGTCTTCGTCAGGTTGATTTTGACGGTCGTGCTACTTACAGCGAAATCAAAGCAGTAAGAACTGGTAATGGTGCAATTGTTCTCTCAGTATATCCTAATCCAAGTCGTGGAACAACTAATGTTGCCCTCCCTTCAGGTGTTGGAACATATGATGTATCACTTGATGACTTTACCGGAAAATCAGTTCAACGTTTCAGCGGTCTTACTACAAGTAATCTCCAGTTGAATAATCTGAAACCAGGTATGTACATGCTGCGTGTAAGCATCCGTGCAACTGGCGAAACGATCACAGAAAGAATTGCGGTGCAATAA
- a CDS encoding T9SS type A sorting domain-containing protein encodes MKKFLQILALLVSIQFTNKVTAQCTVTNVVIDNLTYSPGVGGTNITMDVTFTATTNGGNKLVFFHVWKELQYPQAQMHPSPFNCTGNQAAAPAPVRISGGNTEVDVLDDAFLNYGFNINAVSSTDFSTAGIITSYTDYDNTVILDFAGSTIKKTNINSNNDQISINNLSFFIPDYDYQVEPFIQVRAFNWSTNGTGGKPQCWGCGQTFTIGDPIISGSISCAQPGGATQPKYNLFIDSKYDDPNVAGIQTISGNYSLYVDVNTNGMLEEGTDLLVKSSTNFTTSLEDPNTPETEIPFGFNSRFAGIDLSFDYVFSNGDLNSSKPVLVKVVVTTTGYLGAGTGGNLSNNCGVLPVSFKSFNATQRSGKAFLTWETDQENNNDGFEVERRSAGNSQYQKIGFVDSKAPGGTGSAFSYSFDDNQALAKGVTYYRLRQVDLDGRATYSEVKAVRTGNGGLLTISIYPNPNRGTANVTIPETSGKMDVSLDDYTGKSVQRWSGISVRNLQLNNMRPGIYMLRINFRETGETITERIIVQ; translated from the coding sequence ATGAAAAAGTTTTTACAAATTCTGGCTCTTTTAGTTTCAATTCAATTTACCAACAAGGTAACCGCTCAATGTACTGTTACAAATGTTGTTATTGACAATCTAACCTATTCACCAGGTGTTGGCGGAACAAACATAACAATGGATGTTACGTTTACAGCCACAACAAACGGTGGTAATAAGCTGGTTTTCTTTCATGTCTGGAAAGAACTCCAGTATCCTCAGGCCCAAATGCATCCATCTCCTTTTAATTGCACTGGTAATCAAGCCGCCGCTCCGGCTCCTGTTAGAATAAGCGGCGGGAATACTGAAGTCGATGTGCTTGACGATGCATTCCTGAATTATGGATTCAACATTAATGCTGTTTCATCTACAGATTTCTCAACTGCAGGTATTATTACCAGTTACACTGATTATGACAATACGGTAATATTAGATTTTGCTGGTTCTACAATTAAGAAAACAAATATTAACAGTAACAATGACCAAATATCTATTAATAACCTGAGCTTTTTTATTCCTGACTATGACTACCAGGTTGAACCTTTCATTCAGGTACGGGCTTTTAACTGGTCTACAAACGGAACAGGAGGAAAACCTCAATGTTGGGGATGTGGACAAACCTTCACAATCGGCGACCCAATCATTTCAGGATCCATTTCCTGCGCACAACCGGGTGGGGCTACACAGCCGAAGTATAATTTATTTATTGACAGTAAGTACGATGATCCTAACGTTGCCGGGATTCAAACAATTTCAGGTAATTATAGCTTGTATGTGGATGTCAATACAAATGGTATGTTGGAAGAGGGCACCGATTTATTAGTTAAGAGTTCTACTAATTTTACTACTTCATTGGAGGATCCCAACACTCCAGAGACAGAAATTCCATTTGGTTTTAATAGCAGATTTGCCGGAATTGATCTTTCATTTGATTATGTGTTTTCTAACGGAGATCTTAACTCATCAAAGCCAGTATTGGTAAAAGTTGTTGTTACCACTACAGGCTATTTGGGTGCTGGTACTGGCGGAAATTTATCTAACAATTGCGGTGTACTTCCTGTTTCCTTTAAATCATTCAATGCAACACAACGCAGTGGTAAGGCATTCCTGACATGGGAAACTGACCAGGAAAATAATAATGATGGATTTGAAGTTGAAAGACGTTCTGCCGGAAACAGTCAATACCAAAAAATTGGATTTGTAGATTCAAAAGCTCCAGGTGGAACAGGCAGTGCATTTTCATACAGTTTTGATGATAATCAAGCATTGGCAAAAGGGGTAACCTACTATCGTTTGCGTCAGGTTGATCTGGATGGTCGTGCTACTTACAGTGAAGTAAAAGCTGTGCGTACAGGAAATGGTGGATTGCTTACCATTTCTATCTATCCAAATCCAAACCGTGGTACTGCTAATGTAACCATTCCGGAAACTTCAGGTAAAATGGATGTATCATTAGATGATTACACAGGCAAATCAGTTCAACGTTGGAGTGGTATTAGTGTTCGCAATCTTCAATTGAATAACATGCGACCTGGTATTTATATGCTTCGTATAAATTTCCGTGAAACAGGTGAAACTATAACTGAGCGGATTATTGTTCAATAA
- a CDS encoding T9SS type A sorting domain-containing protein, protein MKKYLLLLSVGIFLSTYNILLAQCNVTNVIVSNIRTSPSGNDSLLYTIDLQFNATVNGGNKDVWLHMWRETDYPATTMQRYNCNGQQSTAPAPSTFTDANNNLDVLDKAFLTFGFDDNAISTNVPATTGIFTNYHYDAAVTPNYLGATIYKIAHNTDPNVDHVYIQDLSFKVSNTALDFLQVRAFSWSTVGDQRPQCWGCGETFVVGDPVVSGSVNCTSTRTYNLNIQSKFDDVTVPGIETISGYYRLYIDVDRSGAINEGIDILAQTTTNFNTGVLPGTVLPGFKSAYVGSVLSFNNYTFQNGDTNSNKPLIALVNITTPGYLGAGVTGIMNNPCTVLPVEMLSFKAQRVFNNVNLSWESAQEFNFSGFDVQRKVGKAAYTSIGFVTAKANDGGGTAYYFTDADLTSGTNVLYRLRIVDKDGGYTYSDIRAIRNNAQKIDVSVYPNPSNGFFAIAVPEDAGLYDVILTDVTGRTLKSLNGLRNQSLQMNNLNPGIYILKIWFRETGETITERIVVK, encoded by the coding sequence ATGAAAAAGTATTTACTCCTGTTATCAGTAGGGATATTTCTTTCAACTTATAACATTCTTCTCGCACAATGCAATGTCACAAACGTAATTGTAAGTAATATTCGAACTTCTCCATCCGGCAACGACAGTTTGTTGTATACGATCGATCTTCAATTTAATGCTACGGTAAATGGCGGCAACAAAGACGTATGGCTTCATATGTGGCGGGAGACTGATTATCCGGCAACAACAATGCAACGATATAATTGCAACGGCCAGCAAAGCACAGCACCTGCACCTTCTACATTTACAGATGCCAATAACAACCTTGATGTATTAGATAAAGCATTTCTCACTTTTGGGTTTGATGATAACGCAATCAGCACAAACGTTCCGGCAACAACAGGTATTTTTACCAATTACCATTATGATGCTGCAGTTACCCCTAACTACCTTGGTGCAACTATTTATAAAATTGCACATAATACCGATCCTAATGTAGACCATGTTTATATTCAGGACCTGTCATTTAAAGTCAGCAACACTGCGCTTGATTTTTTACAGGTTCGGGCATTTAGTTGGTCAACTGTAGGCGATCAACGTCCGCAATGTTGGGGATGTGGTGAAACATTTGTGGTAGGCGACCCTGTTGTATCAGGTTCTGTTAACTGCACATCAACAAGAACATATAATTTAAATATTCAAAGCAAATTTGATGATGTAACTGTTCCCGGTATTGAAACTATTTCAGGCTACTATCGTTTGTATATTGATGTAGACAGAAGTGGGGCAATTAATGAGGGTATTGATATTCTTGCGCAAACAACTACAAACTTCAATACAGGGGTTTTGCCAGGTACAGTTTTGCCGGGATTCAAAAGTGCTTATGTGGGTTCAGTATTATCATTCAACAACTATACATTTCAGAATGGCGACACTAACTCAAATAAGCCGTTGATTGCATTGGTAAACATTACCACTCCCGGTTATCTTGGAGCTGGTGTAACAGGCATTATGAACAACCCATGTACAGTTTTACCTGTTGAAATGTTGAGTTTTAAAGCTCAGCGTGTATTTAATAATGTGAACCTCTCTTGGGAATCTGCACAGGAATTTAATTTCAGTGGATTTGATGTGCAACGAAAAGTTGGGAAAGCTGCATATACAAGTATTGGATTTGTAACAGCCAAAGCAAATGACGGCGGTGGCACCGCTTATTATTTCACTGATGCAGATCTTACTTCAGGAACAAATGTGTTGTACCGCTTGCGGATTGTCGATAAAGATGGTGGATACACTTACAGTGATATCAGAGCTATTCGCAATAATGCTCAGAAAATTGATGTGTCTGTTTATCCTAATCCCAGCAATGGATTCTTTGCAATTGCTGTTCCTGAAGACGCAGGTTTGTATGACGTAATACTAACTGATGTAACCGGAAGGACTTTGAAATCACTGAACGGCTTGCGTAACCAGTCATTACAAATGAATAATCTCAATCCGGGAATATATATTCTAAAGATATGGTTCCGTGAAACAGGCGAAACTATTACAGAAAGAATAGTTGTAAAATAA
- a CDS encoding 4-hydroxy-3-methylbut-2-enyl diphosphate reductase codes for MKKFEVPNIYRSQLISGIKAKRKEQDKLKKDFSPTLLDLGPVQFYLARHFGFCYGVENAIEIAFKTIEENKGKRIFLLSEMIHNPQVNATLIERGVQFLQDTYGKQLIPFDEIRSDDVVIIPAFGTTLDIEEMLNAKGIATEKYNTTCPFVEKVWNRSEQIAGKGYSIVVHGKPKHEETRATFSHASSHTPTVIVNDMKETIELGKYITGEKPAEQFYEEFKGLYSNGFDITKDLERFGVVNQTTQLASDTQAIAEYLKALVMKHYNLNAQNISERFADTRDTLCYATNDNQTAITGLLETDADIAVIVGGYNSSNTTHLVELCEEKLPTYFINSTDKILSSTEIMHFNFHDKKEYITKDFFPAKRPVKILISSGASCPDSLVEAVMDKLAVTCNAADAFQQLKESYK; via the coding sequence ATGAAAAAGTTTGAAGTACCAAATATCTACCGTAGCCAACTCATCTCAGGCATTAAGGCAAAACGAAAAGAGCAAGACAAGCTGAAAAAAGATTTCTCGCCTACCCTTCTTGATCTGGGACCGGTTCAGTTTTACCTTGCACGCCATTTCGGTTTTTGTTATGGCGTGGAAAATGCAATTGAGATTGCGTTTAAAACAATTGAAGAAAACAAAGGCAAACGTATTTTTTTGTTGAGTGAGATGATCCACAATCCACAGGTGAATGCGACACTTATTGAACGTGGTGTACAGTTCCTGCAGGATACTTACGGTAAGCAATTAATTCCATTTGATGAGATCAGGAGTGATGATGTTGTGATCATTCCTGCTTTTGGAACAACGCTCGATATTGAAGAGATGTTAAACGCAAAAGGTATTGCAACAGAAAAATATAATACAACTTGCCCTTTCGTAGAAAAAGTATGGAACCGAAGCGAACAGATTGCTGGAAAAGGTTATTCAATTGTTGTACACGGTAAGCCAAAACACGAAGAAACAAGAGCCACGTTTTCGCATGCAAGTTCACACACACCTACTGTGATCGTGAATGACATGAAAGAAACCATTGAGCTGGGAAAATATATCACTGGTGAAAAACCAGCTGAACAGTTCTATGAAGAGTTTAAAGGACTTTATTCAAATGGGTTTGATATTACAAAAGACCTTGAACGGTTTGGTGTCGTAAATCAAACAACACAACTCGCCAGTGATACACAAGCCATTGCTGAATATCTGAAAGCTCTTGTGATGAAGCATTACAATTTAAATGCACAAAACATAAGTGAACGTTTTGCTGATACAAGAGATACACTTTGTTATGCTACCAATGACAATCAAACAGCTATAACAGGATTACTCGAAACAGACGCCGATATTGCGGTGATTGTTGGTGGATATAACAGTTCAAACACTACTCATCTTGTTGAGTTGTGTGAAGAAAAACTCCCCACCTATTTTATTAACAGTACAGACAAGATTCTTTCTTCAACTGAGATCATGCATTTCAATTTTCATGACAAGAAAGAATATATTACGAAAGATTTTTTTCCTGCAAAACGACCGGTTAAAATTCTCATCAGCAGCGGAGCTTCTTGCCCCGATTCATTGGTAGAAGCAGTGATGGATAAACTTGCTGTAACATGCAATGCAGCCGATGCATTTCAACAACTAAAAGAATCTTACAAATAA